One stretch of bacterium DNA includes these proteins:
- a CDS encoding gamma carbonic anhydrase family protein translates to MILPYKNKKPVLAEGVFVAEGARLIGDVTVGEGSSIWFNTVIRGDVFPVSIGKKTNIQDLSVLHVTSGTHATVIEDEVTVGHRVILHGCWVKSRALIGMGAILLDGCEVGEESLIGAGSLVTPGTIIPPRVLALGSPCKARRPLTEEEIAGLKASAEHYAELARTYLQARSS, encoded by the coding sequence ATGATCCTTCCCTATAAAAATAAAAAGCCGGTTTTGGCCGAGGGCGTCTTCGTCGCCGAGGGGGCCCGGCTCATCGGCGACGTCACCGTCGGCGAGGGTTCCTCGATTTGGTTCAACACCGTGATCCGGGGCGATGTCTTTCCGGTTTCAATCGGCAAGAAGACCAATATCCAAGACCTCTCGGTCCTCCATGTGACCTCCGGCACTCACGCGACCGTCATCGAGGACGAAGTCACCGTGGGACACCGCGTCATCCTCCATGGCTGCTGGGTCAAGAGCCGGGCCTTGATCGGGATGGGGGCCATCCTGCTCGACGGTTGCGAAGTCGGCGAGGAAAGCTTGATCGGCGCCGGCTCGCTGGTCACTCCGGGGACGATCATCCCGCCGCGGGTCCTGGCCTTGGGCTCGCCCTGCAAAGCCCGCCGGCCCTTGACCGAGGAGGAGATCGCCGGCTTGAAGGCGTCGGCCGAACATTACGCCGAATTGGCGAGGACGTATTTGCAGGCAAGGTCATCCTGA
- a CDS encoding VanZ family protein, protein MTGPAGPVILRSGATKDLLPTRVVAGPLCPVWVFAGAQDDRVKTMKNFLRNWSPVLAFAAVIFVCSSLRVHVTDGTDKVVHALEYALMGFFTTRGAMLSWDLSRFGGAAAGAALATALGIFDELHQLFVPGRQASVGDALADGVGAILGAALFILAASLLFQGNRLYTRAHDKCC, encoded by the coding sequence GTGACCGGCCCTGCCGGGCCGGTCATCCTGAGGAGCGGAGCGACGAAGGATCTCCTACCCACCAGGGTAGTCGCAGGTCCCTTGTGCCCAGTATGGGTATTCGCTGGCGCTCAGGATGACAGGGTAAAGACTATGAAAAACTTCCTTCGAAATTGGTCGCCGGTGCTCGCCTTTGCCGCGGTGATCTTCGTTTGCTCTTCGCTGCGGGTCCATGTGACCGACGGCACCGACAAGGTGGTCCATGCCCTGGAGTATGCCTTGATGGGCTTCTTCACCACCCGGGGCGCGATGCTGAGCTGGGATCTTTCGCGCTTCGGTGGCGCCGCTGCCGGCGCGGCTTTGGCCACCGCTTTGGGAATTTTCGACGAGCTTCACCAGCTCTTCGTGCCCGGACGTCAGGCTTCGGTGGGCGACGCCCTGGCCGACGGAGTCGGGGCCATCCTCGGTGCGGCGCTCTTCATCCTCGCCGCTTCGCTGCTCTTCCAAGGCAACCGGCTCTACACCCGGGCCCACGACAAGTGCTGCTAG
- a CDS encoding bifunctional nuclease family protein has translation MSETEEKEGLEEGESPLIRMKVTGLTIDPFTNMPIIILKDFEEKMALPIWIGLIEASSIATELEKIQLARPMTHDLFRNILRELEVEVTKVEVNDLADNTFYAKIHLKKDDEEFVMDSRPSDAIALALRTGSPIFVDRRVMEKSRRIDLSKNIDEDKAKQQKWTEILENLSPEDFGKYKM, from the coding sequence ATGTCGGAAACTGAAGAAAAAGAAGGGCTGGAAGAGGGCGAGTCGCCCTTGATCCGGATGAAGGTCACCGGGCTGACTATCGACCCCTTCACCAATATGCCGATCATCATCCTCAAGGATTTCGAGGAGAAGATGGCGCTGCCGATCTGGATCGGCCTGATCGAAGCCTCCTCGATCGCCACCGAGCTCGAGAAGATCCAGCTGGCTCGGCCGATGACCCACGACCTGTTCCGCAACATCCTCCGGGAGCTCGAGGTCGAGGTGACCAAGGTCGAGGTCAACGACCTGGCCGACAACACCTTCTACGCCAAGATTCACCTCAAGAAGGACGACGAAGAGTTCGTGATGGACTCGCGGCCCAGCGACGCCATCGCCTTGGCGCTGCGCACCGGCTCGCCGATCTTCGTCGACCGCCGGGTGATGGAGAAATCGCGGCGGATCGATCTCTCGAAGAACATCGACGAGGACAAGGCCAAGCAGCAGAAGTGGACCGAAATTTTGGAGAACCTCTCGCCGGAAGATTTCGGCAAATACAAGATGTGA
- the miaB gene encoding tRNA (N6-isopentenyl adenosine(37)-C2)-methylthiotransferase MiaB, translating to MEKTFYIKTYGCQMNELDGSQMGRLLAKQGYLPVADPEAASVILINTCSIREKASQKVYSDVGRFRSLKLKNPETVLAVTGCQAQAEGMHLQKRFPYLDLVVGPDHTARIPELVEKVRREGGRHLAAVKLERREDYQFLNLLPEEEEGALKAFVTIMKGCDNFCSFCIVPFVRGREVCRDSEEIVREVAELAERGTREVTLLGQNVNSYGVGRHAKDPNAVSFARLLRMVAERTAIRRLRFTTSHPKDLSDELIEEFRANPKLASHFHLPVQSGSDAVLERMYRGYDRAFYVERLAKLRAARPDLAVSTDVIVGFPGETEADFEATMDLLEELRYDSIYSFVYSARPKTTAALYFADDVVAEVKQERLRRLQDLQDRITYEKNAAQVGRRLEVLVEGPSKSGGTYYGRSSQNHVVHFAGSEDDVGHFLALRIRHAGPNSLIGERDVGN from the coding sequence ATGGAGAAGACTTTTTACATCAAGACCTACGGCTGCCAGATGAACGAGCTCGACGGCAGCCAAATGGGCCGGCTGCTGGCCAAGCAAGGCTATTTGCCGGTCGCCGATCCCGAGGCCGCATCGGTCATCCTCATCAACACTTGCAGCATCCGCGAAAAAGCCAGCCAGAAGGTCTACAGCGACGTCGGGCGATTCCGCTCCCTCAAGTTGAAAAATCCGGAAACCGTGCTGGCGGTCACCGGCTGCCAGGCCCAGGCCGAGGGCATGCATCTCCAGAAGCGCTTCCCTTATCTCGATTTGGTGGTCGGTCCCGACCACACCGCCCGGATTCCGGAATTGGTCGAGAAGGTCCGCCGCGAGGGCGGCCGTCATTTGGCGGCGGTCAAGCTCGAGCGTCGCGAGGATTATCAATTTTTGAACCTGCTGCCGGAGGAAGAAGAGGGGGCGCTGAAGGCCTTCGTGACGATCATGAAGGGCTGCGACAATTTTTGCTCCTTCTGCATCGTGCCTTTCGTTCGAGGCCGCGAGGTCTGCCGCGATTCCGAGGAGATCGTCCGCGAGGTCGCCGAGCTGGCCGAGCGCGGCACCCGCGAGGTGACCTTGCTCGGCCAGAACGTCAACTCCTACGGCGTCGGCCGCCACGCCAAGGACCCCAACGCGGTCTCTTTCGCCCGCTTGCTGCGGATGGTCGCCGAGCGGACCGCGATCCGGCGGCTCCGCTTCACCACCTCCCATCCCAAGGACCTCTCCGACGAGCTGATCGAGGAGTTCCGGGCCAATCCCAAGCTGGCCTCGCATTTCCACCTGCCGGTGCAGTCGGGATCGGACGCCGTTTTGGAGCGGATGTATCGCGGCTACGACCGGGCTTTCTACGTCGAGCGCTTGGCCAAGCTGCGGGCCGCCCGGCCCGACTTGGCGGTGAGCACCGACGTCATCGTCGGCTTCCCCGGCGAGACCGAGGCCGATTTCGAGGCCACCATGGACTTGCTTGAGGAGCTGCGCTACGATTCGATCTACTCCTTCGTCTACTCGGCGCGCCCCAAGACGACCGCGGCGCTTTACTTCGCCGATGACGTTGTGGCCGAGGTGAAGCAGGAGCGCCTGAGGAGGCTTCAGGATTTGCAGGACCGAATCACCTACGAAAAGAACGCCGCCCAAGTCGGCCGCCGCCTCGAAGTGCTGGTCGAAGGGCCTTCCAAGAGCGGCGGCACCTACTATGGCCGAAGCTCCCAGAACCATGTCGTCCATTTCGCCGGCTCCGAGGACGACGTCGGGCATTTCTTGGCGCTGAGGATCCGCCATGCCGGGCCCAATTCTTTGATCGGAGAACGCGATGTCGGAAACTGA